One window of the Labilibaculum sp. genome contains the following:
- a CDS encoding M1 family aminopeptidase has protein sequence MKIVQTFLVLIALLVLSCNTSTKPISIEAGVTKKMAEYRKANISNLEYHLNFNIPESREEAISGTNKICFNLRSTEQDLQIDFRENASLLHQVICNGKTSGYRFESEHLIIPKGELVVGKNEIDIEFTTGNSSLNRNDEFLYTLFVPDRARTAFPCFDQPNLKAAFLLNLRVPKHWKAVANGKLNSKKMDGEQSLYSFLTTQPLPTYLFSFAAGKFETITREHKGREHTMYHRETDPEKLANNTDEIFRLLFQSLDWLEEYTDIPYPFAKYDIVVIPSFQYGGMEHTGATLYNASKLFLDKNATNKNTLYRANLIAHETAHMWFGDLVTMKWFDQVWLKEVFANFLADKITNPSFPDMNHALKFQMAHFPSSYSVDRTSGANPINQILPNLKDAGSVYGSIIYHKSPIVMDMLERIMGEEALQKGLKTYLKNYAYSNATWEDLIAILDASTPSNLEQWSKVWVDKAGRPTISTEISTENDQITEFAITQTDAKGNPGDWNQNLNILLGYEDTSEVISVKFKQPQLAVTEAKGKKTPDYIIPNGKGIAYGFFKLDAKTKLFLLENINKIEDDLVRGVAWINLYENLCEGEIKGKEFVLTAKNQLAKENNPLILERMLSYLQSAYWLYLSAEERLQIGKHLEDSLWIQLNEEKDMSKKSSLFSTLSSIAESQSRLEQLFTAWKEEIAIGGFSLSETKATDLACNLAIKMPEKSEELVATQTERIENPDRKKKMNFIAPSLSADPQVRKDFFENLKKEENREIERWGLDGLTYLNHPLREKEALTYLPQALELLEEIQITGDIFFPYNWLSASYSGLQSKEAGDITRQFLTERPDYPENLKLKILQAADLVLRKE, from the coding sequence GTGAAAATCGTACAAACCTTTCTGGTTCTTATTGCATTACTTGTTTTATCGTGCAACACAAGTACAAAACCGATAAGCATTGAAGCTGGAGTAACCAAAAAAATGGCAGAATACCGAAAAGCCAATATCTCCAATCTTGAATATCATCTGAATTTTAACATCCCTGAATCCCGAGAAGAAGCAATTTCAGGAACAAATAAAATCTGTTTCAATTTACGGTCAACAGAACAGGATCTTCAAATTGATTTTCGTGAAAATGCCAGCTTACTCCATCAAGTAATCTGCAATGGAAAAACTTCAGGCTATCGTTTCGAATCAGAGCATTTAATTATCCCGAAAGGGGAATTGGTAGTAGGAAAAAACGAAATTGATATCGAATTTACTACCGGTAACAGTTCCTTGAATCGTAACGATGAATTTTTATACACTTTATTTGTGCCGGACAGAGCCAGAACGGCTTTCCCTTGCTTCGATCAGCCAAACCTAAAAGCCGCCTTTCTTCTGAATTTAAGGGTGCCTAAACATTGGAAAGCCGTGGCCAACGGCAAACTCAATTCAAAAAAAATGGACGGTGAACAAAGCCTATACAGCTTTCTTACTACCCAACCGCTTCCTACCTACCTATTTTCTTTCGCAGCTGGGAAGTTTGAAACAATAACAAGAGAACACAAGGGGCGTGAACATACCATGTATCACCGCGAAACCGATCCCGAAAAACTAGCCAACAATACAGATGAAATCTTTCGTTTGTTATTTCAATCGCTGGATTGGCTGGAGGAATATACCGATATCCCTTACCCTTTTGCCAAGTACGATATTGTAGTGATCCCATCCTTTCAATACGGCGGAATGGAACATACAGGAGCGACACTATACAATGCCTCAAAATTGTTTTTAGATAAAAATGCAACCAACAAAAACACCTTGTACCGCGCCAATTTAATTGCGCACGAAACAGCTCACATGTGGTTTGGCGATTTAGTGACCATGAAATGGTTCGATCAGGTTTGGCTGAAAGAGGTATTTGCCAATTTTCTTGCCGATAAAATAACGAACCCAAGCTTTCCGGATATGAACCACGCTCTAAAATTTCAAATGGCTCACTTCCCCAGTTCATATAGTGTAGATCGCACAAGCGGAGCCAATCCAATTAATCAGATATTGCCAAACTTAAAAGATGCCGGATCGGTTTATGGAAGTATCATTTACCACAAATCGCCCATTGTAATGGATATGCTGGAACGAATTATGGGCGAAGAAGCCTTACAAAAAGGTTTGAAAACTTATCTGAAAAACTATGCTTACAGCAATGCAACATGGGAAGACCTTATTGCCATACTCGACGCTAGTACTCCTAGCAATTTAGAACAATGGAGTAAGGTTTGGGTAGACAAGGCAGGAAGACCGACTATTTCAACGGAAATAAGCACTGAAAACGATCAGATTACTGAGTTTGCAATCACACAAACGGATGCCAAAGGCAATCCTGGTGACTGGAATCAGAATTTGAACATCCTTTTAGGCTACGAAGATACGAGTGAAGTAATATCGGTAAAATTTAAGCAGCCACAGCTTGCAGTTACTGAGGCTAAAGGCAAAAAAACACCCGACTACATCATCCCAAATGGAAAAGGAATTGCCTATGGATTTTTTAAACTGGATGCTAAAACCAAGTTATTTCTTCTTGAAAACATCAATAAAATTGAAGATGATTTGGTGCGTGGAGTTGCATGGATCAACCTGTATGAGAATCTTTGTGAAGGAGAAATAAAGGGAAAAGAATTTGTACTTACTGCCAAAAACCAATTGGCAAAGGAGAATAATCCATTGATTTTGGAACGCATGTTATCTTACCTACAATCGGCCTATTGGCTGTATTTAAGTGCCGAAGAAAGACTGCAAATTGGGAAACATTTGGAAGACAGCCTTTGGATTCAACTAAATGAGGAGAAGGACATGAGCAAGAAATCGAGCTTATTCAGCACCTTAAGCAGTATTGCCGAAAGCCAATCGCGTTTGGAGCAACTCTTCACAGCCTGGAAAGAAGAAATTGCCATTGGCGGATTTAGTCTTTCGGAAACTAAAGCTACCGACCTGGCTTGCAATTTGGCCATTAAAATGCCCGAAAAATCAGAAGAGCTTGTTGCCACACAAACAGAACGTATCGAAAATCCTGATCGTAAAAAGAAAATGAACTTTATAGCTCCTTCTCTTTCTGCCGATCCTCAGGTACGTAAAGATTTCTTTGAAAATTTGAAGAAGGAAGAAAACAGAGAAATTGAGCGCTGGGGATTAGATGGTTTAACGTATCTGAATCATCCGTTGCGGGAAAAGGAAGCGTTGACTTACTTACCTCAGGCTCTGGAATTACTGGAAGAGATTCAGATTACCGGAGATATTTTCTTTCCTTACAATTGGTTGAGTGCCAGCTATAGCGGTCTTCAATCGAAAGAGGCGGGAGATATTACCCGTCAGTTTTTGACTGAACGACCTGATTATCCTGAGAATTTGAAATTGAAGATTCTGCAGGCGGCAGATTTGGTGTTGAGGAAGGAATAA
- a CDS encoding DUF1338 domain-containing protein: MQQEIFHRLWKEYTKQNPSAQAIHDLFTKEGEQVVNDHVAFRTFDDKRMNIQVLAKKFIKAGYEFKGEYVFEDKHLNAVHLEHPNEENAPRVFISELILSEFSEEFQKIIKRRLNSVGNAYYADPDLIHKGSVWGKPNYADYQFLRNESEYAAWLYVHGFRVNHFTVSINTLQKYNSIEKVNQFIKNSGYPMNTLGGEIKGTPEKLLQQSSTLSEIIKVEFEDGVYEIPACFYEFAIRYPDENGQLFSSFIAANANKIFDSSNFREK, encoded by the coding sequence ATGCAACAAGAAATATTTCATAGACTATGGAAGGAATACACTAAACAGAATCCTTCTGCCCAAGCTATACATGACTTATTCACTAAAGAAGGAGAACAGGTCGTTAATGACCATGTAGCTTTTAGAACCTTCGATGATAAAAGAATGAATATTCAGGTTTTAGCGAAGAAATTTATAAAAGCAGGCTACGAATTTAAAGGAGAATATGTGTTCGAAGACAAACACTTAAATGCTGTTCATTTGGAACACCCAAATGAGGAAAATGCGCCCCGGGTATTTATTTCAGAACTGATCTTATCTGAATTTTCCGAAGAATTTCAAAAAATTATAAAAAGAAGACTCAATTCGGTGGGCAATGCCTATTATGCTGATCCGGATTTAATTCACAAAGGTAGTGTATGGGGAAAACCAAATTATGCCGACTACCAATTTCTGCGGAACGAATCGGAATACGCAGCCTGGCTTTACGTTCATGGATTTAGAGTGAATCACTTTACAGTCAGCATCAACACACTTCAGAAATACAATAGCATCGAGAAGGTGAATCAATTTATTAAAAACAGTGGCTACCCTATGAATACTTTGGGAGGCGAAATTAAAGGAACGCCAGAAAAACTTCTGCAGCAGTCCTCTACCCTTTCAGAGATCATTAAAGTAGAATTTGAAGACGGTGTGTACGAAATACCTGCTTGCTTCTATGAATTTGCCATTCGTTATCCGGATGAAAACGGGCAGCTGTTCTCAAGTTTCATTGCAGCCAATGCCAATAAAATTTTTGACAGCAGCAATTTTAGAGAGAAATAG
- the rsmD gene encoding 16S rRNA (guanine(966)-N(2))-methyltransferase RsmD: MRIISGTHKGRRISPDKNFKARPTTDFAKESLFNVLNNVIDFEDLKVLDLFGGTGGISYEFASRGAEMVMCIEKNHNHFSFIQKTIKELKFEQIQAIKTDVFRFLRNFPQKFDLIFADPPFAMKSLETIPNLVFEKELLSEDGLLIIEHGSSNDFSAHPNFTEKRVYGSVNFSFFKSIKESE, encoded by the coding sequence GTGCGAATAATAAGTGGAACTCATAAGGGAAGAAGGATATCTCCGGATAAAAATTTTAAGGCGCGTCCAACAACCGATTTTGCCAAAGAAAGCCTTTTCAATGTATTAAATAACGTTATTGATTTTGAAGATTTAAAAGTTTTAGATCTTTTTGGCGGTACAGGAGGTATTAGTTATGAATTTGCCTCCAGAGGCGCGGAAATGGTAATGTGTATTGAAAAAAATCACAATCACTTCTCTTTTATTCAAAAAACCATTAAGGAATTAAAGTTTGAACAAATTCAAGCAATTAAAACGGATGTTTTTAGATTTCTCCGGAATTTCCCTCAAAAATTTGATTTGATATTTGCCGATCCTCCGTTCGCAATGAAATCTCTTGAAACAATTCCCAATTTGGTTTTCGAGAAGGAGTTACTCAGCGAAGATGGTCTTTTAATTATTGAACACGGTTCGTCAAATGATTTTTCTGCACATCCAAATTTTACTGAAAAAAGAGTTTATGGAAGTGTAAATTTCAGCTTCTTTAAGTCGATAAAAGAATCAGAATAG
- a CDS encoding DUF3822 family protein gives MSDLVFVDSSFDKNKTKEYTLSIQVSLDGFSFSILNGNKECIALNQFIPFKTNNENNPINSFIEIVRNHELLNLSFKDVSLLWISDKVLLIPSEFFSEDFAFESFQLSHPLEKNECLKWNELPELKSWIVFSFPNSIKEFIQSHFKKSKLYHHCFPFYKEALNQNIAENHPQVFLNIQNYFFHVIIPDRNGKHFINTFSYSASSDLAYYILNIFKQQKLNNERSRLIIDGLVQEDSNVILLLKKYLGQVEVKILPSEFRINKSIPHKEYNQFINLLNLSRCE, from the coding sequence ATGAGCGACCTTGTATTTGTTGATTCATCATTTGATAAAAACAAAACAAAAGAATATACTCTATCCATCCAGGTAAGCCTGGATGGATTTTCTTTTTCTATACTCAACGGAAATAAAGAGTGCATTGCATTGAATCAATTCATTCCTTTCAAAACAAATAACGAAAACAATCCAATAAATTCATTTATTGAAATTGTCCGAAACCACGAACTCTTAAATTTAAGTTTTAAGGATGTTTCACTTCTGTGGATCTCAGATAAGGTATTACTTATTCCATCGGAATTTTTCTCGGAAGACTTTGCTTTTGAGAGTTTTCAATTATCTCATCCTCTTGAAAAGAATGAATGTTTGAAGTGGAATGAACTTCCCGAATTAAAATCGTGGATTGTTTTCTCTTTTCCCAACAGCATTAAAGAGTTTATTCAATCACACTTTAAAAAAAGTAAGCTGTATCATCATTGCTTCCCCTTTTACAAAGAGGCTTTGAATCAGAATATTGCTGAGAATCACCCACAAGTTTTTTTGAACATCCAGAATTACTTTTTTCATGTCATCATACCTGACCGTAATGGGAAACATTTCATAAACACGTTCTCATATAGCGCGAGTTCTGATTTGGCCTACTATATTCTCAACATCTTTAAACAACAAAAGTTAAATAACGAGAGAAGCAGGTTAATTATTGACGGACTTGTTCAGGAAGATAGCAATGTAATTCTTTTACTAAAAAAATACCTAGGTCAGGTTGAGGTTAAAATACTTCCATCGGAGTTTAGAATAAATAAAAGTATTCCACACAAGGAATACAATCAATTCATTAACCTTTTAAATTTATCCAGGTGCGAATAA
- a CDS encoding AAA family ATPase yields MLKNHVALLISESLNFEPTEDQQRAIDCLADYVTNIDERGMFLLKGYAGTGKTTLVSALVSVLDKMKINSVLLAPTGRAAKVLSHYSKKSAYTIHKKIYRQKSLTDDLGIFALDRNLNSNTVFLVDEASMISNYSAEAWVFGSGRLLDDLIQYVFSGKNCRLILIGDTAQLPPIGLDISPALDPHELESCYNLPVAEMVLTQVVRQNQESGILMNATNLRGMLADEKSGYPVLTTENYPDIKRIGGAELIEEISNAHYKYGLEETIVISRSNKRANKFNQGIRNTVLYREEEISSGDYLMVVKNNYFWAQDIKEMDFIANGDIVEIVRIHKHLEMYGFRYAEVTIRFPDYKDVELDTMIMLDTLDIETASLGYEENKKLFFTIAEDYADIRSKKKRYEKVRDNKFFNALQVKFSYAVTCHKAQGGQWKTVFVDQGYLTDELLTAEYYRWLYTAVTRATEKLFLVNFKKEFFPNENEN; encoded by the coding sequence ATGTTAAAAAATCATGTTGCCCTGCTAATTAGTGAAAGTTTGAACTTCGAACCAACCGAAGATCAGCAAAGGGCAATTGACTGTTTGGCAGATTATGTAACCAATATTGATGAACGTGGAATGTTTTTGTTAAAAGGTTATGCAGGTACAGGAAAGACTACTTTAGTGAGTGCTTTGGTATCTGTTTTGGATAAAATGAAGATTAACTCTGTTTTATTGGCTCCAACAGGCCGGGCGGCAAAGGTTTTGTCTCATTATTCAAAAAAATCAGCTTATACAATTCATAAAAAAATTTATCGTCAGAAATCATTGACCGATGATCTTGGAATATTTGCTTTGGATCGGAATTTGAATAGTAATACTGTTTTTTTAGTGGATGAGGCTTCCATGATTTCCAATTATTCAGCGGAGGCATGGGTGTTTGGTTCCGGCAGATTATTGGATGATTTAATACAATATGTATTTTCAGGAAAAAACTGCCGTTTGATTCTAATAGGGGATACTGCTCAGTTGCCTCCAATTGGATTGGATATTAGTCCGGCTCTTGATCCACATGAATTGGAGTCGTGTTACAATCTACCGGTAGCGGAGATGGTCTTAACTCAGGTTGTTCGCCAAAATCAGGAATCAGGCATTTTAATGAATGCCACCAATTTAAGGGGCATGCTGGCCGATGAAAAAAGTGGTTATCCTGTTTTAACAACAGAAAATTATCCGGACATAAAACGAATTGGCGGAGCCGAACTGATAGAAGAAATTTCCAATGCTCATTATAAATATGGCTTGGAGGAAACAATTGTAATCAGCCGCTCCAATAAAAGGGCGAATAAATTCAATCAGGGAATTCGAAATACAGTTCTGTACCGTGAGGAAGAAATTTCAAGCGGTGACTATTTAATGGTTGTGAAAAATAATTATTTCTGGGCTCAGGATATTAAAGAAATGGATTTTATTGCCAATGGCGATATTGTTGAAATTGTTAGGATACACAAGCATCTGGAAATGTATGGATTTCGTTATGCTGAAGTTACCATTCGATTTCCTGATTACAAAGATGTGGAATTGGATACCATGATCATGCTGGATACTTTGGATATCGAAACAGCATCACTTGGTTATGAGGAAAATAAAAAGCTGTTTTTTACCATTGCCGAAGATTATGCTGATATTCGTTCCAAGAAAAAGCGATATGAAAAAGTTCGTGATAATAAATTCTTTAATGCCTTGCAAGTGAAATTTTCATATGCTGTAACCTGTCATAAAGCTCAAGGCGGACAGTGGAAAACAGTATTTGTAGATCAGGGATACTTAACCGATGAGTTGTTAACAGCAGAGTATTACCGTTGGCTTTATACAGCGGTAACACGAGCTACTGAAAAATTATTTCTGGTTAATTTTAAAAAAGAATTTTTTCCTAACGAGAATGAGAATTAA
- a CDS encoding response regulator, protein MDNKRTILSVDDSPINNKLIEAYFRRDYTVISKEGGQQALDWLNDNIPDVILLDIMMPVMDGIEVLEKIQLNERLKEIPVIMVSAKTEMESIKATLSLGAQDYVKKPIDFTELQTKVLIAFQINEQKQEISKYKSYYDIHQGMIHAGRIQRSILPDAENFRRLFSKSFIINLPKHVVSGDFYWIQQNFHKKNIGLFDCTGHGVPAAMLTVMGQMELHTLSQNGNEISAAHVFPLLSQKFSRILNTSSDTYTQYDGMDGLFCSIYPQENILEFVGAKRSLVLIRKSSKPLKCNNETIEAKDSSDAYSLFEIQGDRNSIGKESEFTEFTIKKIETQVGDRIFLYTDGITDQLGGQQLKTLKKKQFYDKLLAIQSKSINLQKSDIFNWFESWKENNEQTDDILIIGIEL, encoded by the coding sequence ATGGATAACAAAAGAACCATTCTATCTGTTGACGATTCTCCAATTAATAACAAATTAATTGAAGCCTATTTCAGACGCGATTATACTGTCATTTCAAAAGAAGGAGGCCAGCAAGCTCTTGATTGGCTAAACGATAATATCCCTGATGTTATTCTTCTTGACATTATGATGCCCGTAATGGATGGAATCGAAGTTCTTGAAAAAATCCAATTAAATGAAAGACTGAAAGAAATTCCTGTTATTATGGTTTCGGCCAAAACAGAAATGGAATCCATAAAAGCAACCTTAAGCTTAGGGGCTCAGGACTACGTTAAAAAGCCAATTGATTTTACCGAACTGCAAACCAAAGTATTAATTGCATTTCAAATCAATGAACAAAAACAAGAAATTTCCAAATATAAATCTTACTACGATATCCATCAAGGTATGATTCATGCAGGTAGAATTCAAAGATCGATTCTTCCTGATGCGGAAAATTTCAGAAGATTATTTTCAAAATCCTTTATCATCAATCTGCCTAAACATGTTGTAAGTGGAGATTTTTATTGGATTCAGCAGAATTTTCATAAGAAAAACATTGGCTTATTTGATTGTACCGGTCACGGAGTTCCTGCGGCAATGTTAACCGTTATGGGACAAATGGAGCTGCATACCCTTTCTCAAAATGGAAACGAGATTAGCGCTGCACATGTTTTCCCGCTGCTCAGTCAAAAATTTAGCCGGATTCTGAATACATCCAGTGACACCTACACACAATACGACGGAATGGATGGATTATTTTGCTCCATCTACCCTCAGGAAAATATATTGGAATTTGTGGGTGCCAAAAGATCACTTGTTTTAATCAGAAAAAGTTCAAAGCCATTAAAATGTAATAACGAAACTATTGAGGCAAAAGACAGTAGTGATGCATATTCTTTATTCGAAATTCAAGGTGACCGCAATTCCATTGGTAAAGAATCAGAATTTACCGAATTCACGATTAAAAAAATAGAAACACAGGTCGGTGACCGTATTTTCCTATACACAGATGGCATAACCGATCAACTTGGAGGACAGCAGCTTAAAACACTTAAAAAGAAGCAGTTCTACGACAAATTGCTGGCTATTCAATCAAAATCCATCAATCTTCAAAAATCGGATATTTTTAATTGGTTTGAGAGTTGGAAAGAAAACAATGAACAAACCGATGACATTCTAATTATTGGTATCGAGCTTTAA
- a CDS encoding phospho-sugar mutase, which produces MNKTEIFEIVNEKAKAWLEGNYDQETKDAVKTLLEKEDKTDLIDSFYKDLEFGTGGLRGKMGPGTNRMNIYTVGAATQGLANYVNKVFAGQDNLSVCIGYDCRNNSKLYSDTVANIFSANGIKAYIFEDLRPTPEMSFAIRHLGCQSGVIITASHNPKEYNGYKAYWEDGSQLVIPHDKNVIAEVKAVKLEEIKFEGNPALIEVLGEDMDKLYLDTVKTLSLSPEAIKNQKDLKIVFTPLHGTTVKLVPASLKNYGFENVIHIPEQDVVDGNFPTVWSANPEEPEALKMAVDKAKEVNADLVMACDPDGDRLGIATTNDKGEWEIVNGNQTALIFNYYLIRRRRELGLLTGNDYVVKTIVTTELFKDVAEKNNVQCFDAYTGFKWIADVIRKNPDKNYIGGGEESFGYMPGDFTRDKDAVSSCSIMAEIAAWAKDQGKNVFDILKDIYVEYGYSKEKMIYIVREGLEGAQEIEKLMYDYRYNRPKEINGSTLVLVKDYSTRIATNPVTGEETALDFETTADVLQFYLEDGTKISVRPSGTEPKIKYYFEVRETLASIEEFYATEDKANKKIQGIISSLELN; this is translated from the coding sequence ATGAACAAAACTGAGATTTTTGAAATAGTAAATGAAAAAGCCAAAGCCTGGCTTGAGGGGAACTACGATCAGGAAACTAAAGATGCTGTAAAAACATTATTAGAGAAAGAAGATAAAACTGATTTAATAGATTCATTTTATAAAGATCTTGAATTTGGAACTGGAGGACTACGGGGCAAAATGGGTCCGGGAACAAACAGAATGAATATTTATACCGTTGGAGCTGCCACCCAAGGGTTGGCAAACTATGTTAACAAAGTATTTGCCGGACAAGATAATCTTTCTGTTTGCATTGGATATGATTGTCGTAACAACAGCAAATTATACTCTGATACTGTTGCTAATATTTTCTCAGCAAATGGTATTAAAGCATATATCTTTGAAGATTTAAGACCAACTCCTGAGATGTCTTTTGCGATTCGCCATTTGGGCTGTCAATCAGGTGTTATTATAACCGCCTCCCACAATCCTAAAGAATACAATGGATATAAAGCATATTGGGAAGATGGTTCTCAATTGGTTATTCCTCACGATAAAAATGTAATTGCTGAAGTTAAGGCAGTAAAGCTTGAAGAAATCAAATTTGAAGGGAATCCAGCACTAATAGAAGTCCTTGGAGAAGATATGGACAAACTTTATTTGGATACAGTTAAAACATTAAGCCTTTCACCTGAAGCGATCAAAAATCAAAAAGATTTAAAAATTGTTTTCACTCCATTACATGGAACAACAGTAAAACTAGTTCCTGCTTCACTAAAAAATTATGGTTTTGAGAATGTCATTCATATTCCGGAACAAGATGTTGTAGATGGAAACTTCCCCACTGTTTGGTCAGCAAATCCTGAAGAACCGGAAGCTCTTAAAATGGCTGTTGATAAAGCCAAAGAAGTTAATGCTGATTTGGTGATGGCTTGTGACCCGGATGGTGACCGTTTGGGTATTGCGACAACTAATGATAAAGGTGAGTGGGAAATCGTAAATGGAAATCAGACTGCTCTTATTTTTAACTACTACCTGATTAGAAGAAGAAGAGAACTTGGACTTTTAACCGGCAATGACTATGTGGTAAAAACCATTGTTACTACAGAACTCTTCAAAGATGTAGCCGAGAAAAATAACGTACAGTGTTTTGATGCTTACACAGGATTTAAATGGATTGCTGACGTAATCAGAAAAAATCCAGATAAAAACTACATTGGTGGCGGTGAAGAATCCTTTGGTTACATGCCGGGTGATTTTACCCGTGATAAAGATGCAGTATCTTCCTGCAGCATTATGGCCGAGATTGCCGCCTGGGCAAAAGATCAAGGGAAAAACGTATTCGATATCCTTAAAGATATTTACGTTGAGTATGGTTACTCGAAAGAAAAAATGATTTACATCGTTCGAGAAGGACTGGAAGGAGCACAGGAAATTGAAAAATTAATGTACGACTACCGCTACAATCGTCCGAAAGAAATTAACGGATCAACCTTGGTTTTGGTTAAAGATTATTCCACAAGAATAGCCACAAATCCTGTAACTGGAGAAGAAACGGCCTTAGATTTTGAGACTACAGCTGACGTTCTTCAATTTTATTTGGAAGACGGAACGAAGATTTCTGTTCGTCCATCGGGAACCGAACCAAAAATTAAATATTATTTCGAAGTACGCGAAACACTAGCTTCGATTGAAGAATTTTACGCTACAGAGGATAAAGCCAATAAAAAAATTCAAGGAATTATTAGCTCTTTGGAATTAAACTGA
- the rfbD gene encoding dTDP-4-dehydrorhamnose reductase encodes MTKILITGSKGQLGTEIKELSAKFSNLQFFFTDIEELDISSLDAIKNYISNKQISYIVNCAAYTNVDQAEEDEVTARLINVDAVKNLATVASQNNITLVHISTDYVFSGDNSVPYSEDQKAKPMGVYGRTKFEGEENIRNICQKHIIIRTSWLYSPFGKNFLKTMLRLGKEKKSLGVVFDQIGTPTYAHDLASAILQIIESIDKNSEFNDFGTYHYSNEGVCSWYDFAIEIQNTSKNRCKINSIESRDFQCLAQRPHYSVLNKSKIKHIFTLEIPHWRSRIEHCIKRITE; translated from the coding sequence ATGACAAAAATCCTAATTACAGGCTCTAAAGGGCAGTTGGGTACTGAGATAAAAGAGTTATCGGCAAAGTTTAGCAATCTTCAGTTTTTCTTTACGGATATTGAAGAATTGGACATTAGCTCTTTGGATGCAATAAAAAATTACATTAGCAACAAACAAATCTCCTACATTGTTAATTGCGCCGCCTACACAAATGTTGATCAGGCGGAAGAAGATGAAGTTACAGCCAGATTAATAAATGTTGATGCTGTAAAAAACCTGGCTACAGTAGCTTCTCAGAACAATATTACATTAGTTCACATTTCTACCGACTATGTATTTTCCGGCGACAACTCGGTTCCTTATTCAGAGGATCAAAAGGCAAAACCAATGGGCGTTTATGGCAGAACCAAATTTGAAGGGGAAGAAAATATTCGAAACATATGCCAAAAGCACATCATTATACGTACCTCATGGCTATACTCTCCCTTTGGCAAGAATTTTCTAAAAACCATGCTTCGTTTAGGTAAAGAAAAAAAATCATTAGGTGTCGTGTTCGACCAAATAGGAACGCCAACCTATGCTCATGACTTAGCTTCTGCAATCCTTCAAATCATTGAGAGTATTGATAAAAACAGTGAATTTAATGATTTTGGAACCTACCATTACTCCAATGAAGGCGTTTGCAGCTGGTATGATTTTGCCATCGAAATACAAAACACATCAAAAAATAGATGTAAAATTAACAGCATAGAAAGCAGGGATTTTCAATGCCTTGCACAAAGACCACACTACAGCGTTTTGAATAAATCGAAAATTAAACATATTTTTACGCTTGAAATACCACACTGGAGAAGCAGAATTGAACATTGTATTAAAAGAATTACAGAATAG
- the rfbC gene encoding dTDP-4-dehydrorhamnose 3,5-epimerase, with protein MEIIKTKIPDLLIIKPRVFEDERGYFFESYNEEIFRNKGLDLSFIQDNESKSGYGVIRGLHYQLAPYSQTKLVRVIEGKVFDVAVDLRKDSPTFGQWSGIELSADNKIQFLIPKGFAHGFSVLSESATFIYKCDNFYDPEAERGINFNDPFLNINWRIEPGKAIISPKDKVYPNFKEAEKNFKYSK; from the coding sequence ATGGAAATTATCAAAACCAAAATCCCCGATTTATTAATTATCAAACCAAGAGTCTTTGAGGATGAGAGAGGCTATTTTTTTGAGAGCTACAACGAAGAAATTTTCCGCAATAAAGGTCTTGATCTTTCTTTTATACAGGATAATGAATCCAAGTCAGGATATGGAGTGATAAGAGGGCTGCATTATCAGTTGGCTCCCTATTCTCAAACAAAATTGGTGCGCGTAATAGAAGGTAAAGTGTTTGATGTTGCTGTTGATTTAAGAAAAGATTCTCCAACTTTCGGGCAATGGAGTGGCATTGAATTGTCTGCGGATAATAAAATTCAATTTTTAATTCCGAAGGGATTTGCACACGGATTTTCTGTCTTAAGCGAATCTGCGACCTTCATTTACAAATGCGATAATTTTTATGATCCTGAAGCAGAAAGAGGAATTAACTTCAACGATCCATTCTTAAATATAAATTGGAGAATAGAGCCGGGCAAAGCTATCATATCCCCAAAGGATAAAGTATATCCAAATTTCAAAGAAGCTGAAAAGAATTTTAAATACAGCAAATGA